One stretch of Oncorhynchus tshawytscha isolate Ot180627B linkage group LG19, Otsh_v2.0, whole genome shotgun sequence DNA includes these proteins:
- the rep15 gene encoding rab15 effector protein — MGKIESKQPAPDIPKKISTWWERLQKKPPAPNMTIPNMNFNFPTLWGRRESKLPDPDIPSIFSTLWRTPNNPNDFVPLFTDCVGIAAARTQEYLLFLDPEDKFQPSPSALNDIFLMTYITQSSHLHMTDSFNCTTMTKQQRILLGADWVWAVLERPTKNPRIQIAVQILHLPERGGGPAEDVPPEVYTESMQMAKMESAHKNKAERMVDFCASIGNDCYALFLLFGRKGDPGNIYGVLSNNFHAAIGKTKINRALIENFFKGSRYLHTPTGMLQAIVTKRDSDPLTLLIKFT, encoded by the coding sequence ATGGGGAAGATAGAGAGCAAACAACCAGCCCCGGACATTCCCAAGAAAATCTCAACCTGGTGGGAGAGGCTACAGAAGAAGCCACCAGCTCCAAACATGACCATTCCAAACATGAACTTTAACTTCCCAACCctgtggggaaggagagagagcaagctaCCAGACCCAGACATACCCAGTATATTCTCCACTCTGTGGAGAACCCCCAACAACCCCAACGATTTTGTCCCTCTATTCACTGACTGTGTGGGGATAGCTGCAGCTAGGACACAGGAGTACCTCCTGTTCCTGGACCCAGAGGACAAGTTCCAGCCTAGCCCGTCAGCCCTCAATGATATCTTTCTAATGACCTACATCACCCAGAGCAGCCACCTCCACATGACCGACTCCTTCAACTGCACCACCATGACCAAGCAGCAGCGCATCCTCCTTGGTGCTGACTGGGTGTGGGCTGTGCTGGAGAGGCCCACCAAGAACCCCCGCATCCAGATCGCGGTGCAGATCCTGCACCTGCCCGAGAGGGGGGGAGGGCCAGCCGAGGACGTCCCCCCGGAGGTATACACTGAATCCATGCAGATGGCCAAGATGGAGTCTGCTCATAAGAACAAGGCAGAGAGGATGGTAGATTTCTGTGCCTCCATCGGTAATGACTGCTAcgccctctttctcctcttcggCCGCAAGGGCGACCCGGGCAACATCTACGGAGTGCTGAGCAACAACTTTCACGCTGCTATAGGGAAGACTAAGATCAACCGTGCACTCATTGAGAATTTCTTTAAAGGATCCAGGTACTTACACACACCCACTGGAATGCTACAGGCTATTGTCACCAAGAGAGATTCTGACCCTTTAACTTTGCTCATCAAGTTTACCTGA